The following are encoded together in the Candidatus Poribacteria bacterium genome:
- a CDS encoding SDR family oxidoreductase, with translation MGKLDGQVALVTGSGRGLGRAYALHLAQLGADVVINDIDLDAAKEYNEELTAETVMAEIENSGRRSLGFEVDVTERDAVFAMVDEIVDKLGRIDILVNNTGGALGQPKSSMASDTEEEYYNYIMGINLSSAILCCQAVSVPMKKAGYGRIVNVSSQAGLWSAWNGGGMAYSVAKAGVVQYTRLLAAELGAYGINVNCIAPGYILSSRGIAGGRNSPETRERLLPQIPLRRMGMPEDCAKVVEFLVTDLSDYVTGQCIPVCGGYVSF, from the coding sequence ATGGGTAAATTAGATGGACAGGTTGCACTTGTTACCGGTTCAGGACGTGGGTTAGGTAGAGCTTACGCGCTTCACCTCGCTCAGTTGGGAGCGGACGTTGTCATTAACGACATTGATCTCGACGCAGCGAAAGAGTATAACGAAGAACTGACAGCGGAGACAGTCATGGCGGAGATCGAGAATTCTGGTCGTCGGTCACTTGGCTTTGAAGTTGATGTTACGGAACGTGATGCTGTCTTTGCAATGGTTGACGAGATTGTGGATAAACTGGGGCGAATTGATATTCTCGTCAATAACACCGGTGGTGCATTGGGTCAGCCGAAATCCTCAATGGCATCCGACACTGAAGAGGAATATTATAACTACATTATGGGGATCAATCTCAGCAGCGCAATTTTGTGCTGTCAAGCGGTGAGCGTCCCGATGAAGAAGGCGGGTTACGGACGGATTGTCAACGTCAGTTCGCAGGCAGGTTTGTGGAGTGCTTGGAACGGGGGAGGTATGGCGTATTCCGTTGCAAAGGCGGGGGTTGTTCAATATACTCGCCTCCTTGCCGCTGAGTTGGGAGCATACGGAATTAATGTGAACTGCATTGCGCCGGGCTACATTCTTTCTTCCCGTGGCATTGCCGGCGGTAGGAATAGTCCTGAAACACGTGAAAGACTGTTGCCGCAAATCCCGCTGCGCCGCATGGGGATGCCAGAGGATTGTGCGAAGGTTGTTGAGTTTCTGGTCACAGATCTCTCGGATTATGTGACGGGGCAGTGTATCCCTGTTTGTGGTGGATATGTTAGCTTCTGA
- a CDS encoding T9SS type A sorting domain-containing protein, with translation MKRKTNPSFLSSLPSFHSSILLTSTLLAIVLWLFSFTTLLHAVPQLSIVEAKIDRPHTGELLGGKVGIFGIARGTMFKEYRLEYTPVSTDRGGTVSTGWRQIGGGATAPVTETGFLGQWDAQRLRGEFLIRLVVISTQGDKVQDQIHVFIENERPRLKVSNPSQDLLTLEKQITVRGTTEKSNTVTLKSEQMEISLPVDSEGGFVTQLPLSEGLNRIEIQVTNPIGLETSVIRTIVRDNQPPEITLTSPPDFALLEVPYATVSGQVNDPDARLLINGTAVPLKAEGHFERTLRLKKTDSTKGVGDEIANLINVVAIDRLGRKTEVQRRISYKAKDPLLGIDLSPPAITEVLPLDGTLLDRSDVKITGFLIDNVEIDPLTIRFSFGEETFVFDGRPGAAQFDGSPFDFQPETGKFTYTPLTELIDGTYHFKLQVQDTAGNSAAPIDFTFTIDTRPFQASISAERVEGTRHILRITLTTTRRLGVTPALEILPSGATLGYTPNLDHFSVADEGLNADLKVGNHRLIFRYALDFPTSASQTGFTFSAEVRSLNGEVLPVRGYFTDQNQLFEDIQFPRFIQSEDSSLAEVFLSIDSGPSVRLLNGDAAPQVILRSQGGLDQNMIRVQQQNADTRELTILDPIYVVESSVEMAGVSFQLALPLPLEPNKSGNGVAMFQWDSQFQQWLPLDTVRNQLGMFEAIVDRFGSYALLVDRTPPIINTIFPQDSAEVQPDRFLIVHEITDEGSGVGVIQLWVDNRAVQFLYEDTTGHLTYLPSNLRAGRHTLEVSATDRAGNEARQTMDFFTQDIFDFADKVIVYPNPTSHDAIITFQLTKSADVTLEIYDVTGGLLYTDVLRNVVGQQSASVDEAFVWDCKNQAGESVTGGVYIYILEAKWEGETVRRLGKVAVVR, from the coding sequence GTGAAACGTAAAACGAATCCTTCCTTTCTCTCCTCCCTCCCATCCTTCCATTCTTCGATTTTGCTCACCTCTACGCTCTTGGCAATTGTGCTTTGGTTGTTCAGTTTTACCACTTTGCTCCATGCTGTCCCGCAACTCTCAATAGTTGAAGCGAAAATAGATCGTCCCCACACAGGAGAACTGCTAGGCGGTAAAGTCGGCATCTTTGGCATCGCTCGAGGCACGATGTTCAAGGAGTATCGTTTGGAGTATACCCCTGTTTCCACAGATAGGGGAGGAACTGTCTCGACCGGGTGGCGTCAGATTGGTGGCGGAGCAACAGCCCCAGTGACGGAGACCGGTTTTCTTGGACAGTGGGATGCACAACGATTGCGCGGAGAATTCCTGATACGGCTTGTTGTCATTTCGACGCAGGGCGATAAAGTTCAGGACCAGATCCATGTCTTTATTGAGAATGAACGTCCACGCCTAAAGGTTTCTAATCCATCTCAAGATCTGTTGACATTGGAGAAGCAGATAACGGTGCGAGGGACAACGGAAAAATCGAACACTGTTACTCTTAAATCCGAGCAGATGGAAATATCCTTACCTGTTGATTCAGAAGGGGGCTTTGTCACGCAATTGCCCTTGAGCGAAGGTCTAAACCGAATCGAGATCCAAGTCACAAACCCAATCGGTCTGGAGACAAGTGTGATCCGGACTATTGTACGTGACAACCAACCGCCGGAGATTACGTTGACATCTCCGCCTGACTTCGCTCTGCTAGAGGTGCCTTATGCCACTGTGTCCGGTCAGGTCAATGACCCCGATGCACGGCTTTTGATTAACGGGACGGCTGTACCCCTCAAGGCGGAAGGGCATTTTGAGCGCACATTGCGACTAAAGAAAACAGATTCTACTAAGGGTGTAGGAGATGAGATAGCTAATCTCATCAACGTGGTTGCCATTGATCGGTTGGGTCGAAAAACGGAGGTACAACGCCGGATCAGCTATAAGGCAAAAGATCCGCTCCTTGGGATAGATCTTAGCCCACCAGCAATAACGGAGGTTTTGCCGCTTGATGGTACATTGCTTGATCGATCAGACGTAAAGATCACGGGATTCTTAATTGATAATGTGGAGATAGATCCGTTGACGATTCGTTTCAGCTTTGGTGAGGAGACGTTTGTTTTCGATGGGCGTCCGGGGGCTGCTCAGTTTGATGGAAGTCCTTTTGATTTTCAACCAGAGACGGGAAAGTTCACCTATACGCCACTGACAGAACTGATCGACGGCACCTATCACTTCAAATTGCAGGTTCAGGACACCGCAGGCAATTCAGCAGCACCAATTGATTTTACATTTACTATTGATACACGACCATTTCAAGCGTCAATTTCAGCGGAACGGGTTGAAGGAACAAGGCATATACTTAGAATCACGCTAACTACAACAAGACGATTGGGAGTAACTCCTGCCCTTGAAATTCTTCCATCTGGTGCGACCTTGGGGTATACGCCCAACCTTGATCATTTCAGCGTTGCAGATGAGGGGTTGAACGCGGATTTGAAAGTGGGAAACCATCGATTGATCTTTCGGTATGCCCTTGACTTTCCGACTTCTGCTTCACAGACAGGGTTCACGTTTTCTGCCGAAGTTCGTTCTCTCAACGGAGAGGTACTTCCTGTGCGCGGCTATTTCACCGATCAGAATCAGCTTTTTGAAGATATTCAATTCCCCCGATTTATTCAGAGCGAAGATTCTTCGCTGGCGGAGGTTTTCCTTTCTATTGATAGTGGACCTAGCGTCCGACTACTTAACGGTGATGCAGCACCTCAAGTTATCTTGCGAAGTCAGGGCGGATTGGATCAAAATATGATTCGCGTACAACAACAAAACGCCGATACGCGTGAGCTAACGATACTAGACCCTATCTATGTTGTCGAATCCTCTGTGGAGATGGCAGGTGTGTCATTTCAGCTTGCACTCCCACTTCCTTTAGAACCCAATAAGAGCGGCAACGGGGTTGCGATGTTTCAGTGGGACAGCCAATTCCAGCAATGGCTGCCGCTGGATACAGTCCGAAACCAACTCGGTATGTTTGAAGCCATCGTTGATCGGTTCGGGAGCTACGCCCTTCTTGTAGATCGGACGCCACCTATCATAAATACTATTTTTCCCCAAGATTCCGCAGAGGTTCAGCCCGATCGTTTCCTTATAGTGCATGAAATTACCGACGAAGGCTCCGGCGTTGGTGTTATTCAGTTGTGGGTGGACAATCGGGCGGTGCAATTCCTATACGAGGATACGACCGGACACTTGACCTACCTCCCAAGTAATCTGAGGGCGGGCAGGCATACCCTTGAGGTTAGCGCGACGGATCGGGCTGGCAATGAAGCGCGCCAGACGATGGACTTCTTTACTCAGGATATTTTCGACTTTGCCGATAAGGTTATTGTATATCCGAATCCCACTTCACACGATGCCATCATTACATTCCAACTCACCAAATCTGCTGATGTTACACTGGAAATTTACGATGTCACAGGCGGTTTACTCTATACGGATGTGTTGCGCAATGTGGTTGGTCAACAGTCAGCATCGGTCGACGAAGCCTTCGTCTGGGATTGCAAAAATCAGGCAGGCGAATCTGTCACAGGCGGGGTATATATCTATATCTTGGAAGCGAAATGGGAGGGAGAGACAGTCCGTAGGTTGGGCAAGGTTGCGGTTGTTCGTTAA
- the lexA gene encoding transcriptional repressor LexA, with translation MRKPLTKKQDRIFEFIRKHVQDTGYPPTVREIGTDFGISEKGAYDHLNAIEKKGYIRRSPKKPRAIEILEFVPQKLPQAAVEVPIVGRVAAGEPILASENVEGTLPVPREVVKEDTCFALRVDGKSMIEAGIFEGDLVIVRSQNYADTGDVVVALLEDEATVKRFFRDGNRIRLQPENSVMSPILVDDAQILGKVVGLFRRM, from the coding sequence ATGCGAAAACCATTGACCAAAAAACAGGACCGGATCTTTGAATTTATTCGGAAGCATGTACAAGATACAGGCTATCCGCCGACCGTCCGCGAAATTGGGACGGATTTCGGCATATCTGAAAAGGGTGCCTACGATCACTTAAATGCAATCGAAAAGAAAGGCTACATACGACGCAGCCCCAAGAAACCCCGTGCGATCGAAATTTTGGAGTTTGTGCCGCAAAAGCTGCCACAAGCGGCGGTCGAAGTTCCTATCGTTGGACGAGTTGCCGCTGGTGAGCCTATACTTGCCTCTGAGAATGTTGAAGGTACTTTACCCGTACCGCGGGAGGTCGTCAAGGAAGATACCTGTTTCGCGTTACGGGTCGACGGAAAAAGTATGATTGAGGCTGGTATTTTTGAGGGCGACCTGGTGATTGTGCGGTCGCAAAATTACGCAGATACCGGGGATGTTGTTGTCGCATTGCTTGAAGATGAAGCAACAGTGAAACGGTTCTTCCGCGATGGAAACCGAATTCGTCTGCAACCTGAAAATTCGGTGATGTCGCCGATTCTCGTCGATGATGCACAGATTTTAGGAAAGGTTGTCGGGCTTTTCCGCAGGATGTAG
- a CDS encoding phytanoyl-CoA dioxygenase family protein encodes MEITIDPEELANGEMSPTHLDRAVHAIRTDGYVILSDIISHAHLDLVREKMDEDLRTLMTASVLPVNFVKQHLQQDPPPFAPYIFRDIVANPWVIQVTRKVLGEGLFNSSYSGNTNCPGSGTQPVHVDHGQLWSGLKMAHPAVSLVINIAPMDVTEHNGSIELWPGSHLDTNVAQEDATIKVDERIVEARREVAPPVRGNTKKGSVLIRDKRLWHRGMPNCSDQPRQMIAMVHNIHWLQRKKRVPFNKGCEAAFENCQMDPNVEFTDKPIDYIFRNHPYDYHEDSDEKVNG; translated from the coding sequence ATGGAAATCACGATTGATCCCGAAGAACTCGCCAACGGTGAGATGTCCCCAACGCATCTCGATCGGGCTGTCCATGCCATCCGCACGGACGGATATGTCATTCTATCAGACATCATATCGCACGCCCATCTGGATCTGGTCCGCGAGAAGATGGATGAGGATTTACGCACATTGATGACGGCGTCGGTCCTCCCTGTTAATTTTGTCAAACAACACCTCCAGCAAGACCCACCGCCCTTTGCTCCTTATATTTTTCGTGATATTGTTGCCAATCCGTGGGTGATACAGGTGACTCGCAAGGTTCTGGGTGAGGGTTTATTTAACAGTTCCTACTCCGGCAACACAAACTGTCCGGGCAGTGGCACACAACCGGTTCATGTAGATCACGGCCAATTATGGTCAGGACTGAAAATGGCGCATCCAGCGGTCTCTTTGGTGATTAACATTGCACCGATGGATGTCACCGAACACAATGGTAGCATTGAGCTTTGGCCCGGATCCCACCTAGACACGAATGTTGCGCAGGAGGACGCGACGATTAAGGTCGATGAACGGATAGTCGAAGCGCGTCGAGAGGTTGCTCCGCCGGTGCGTGGTAATACGAAGAAAGGGAGTGTCCTCATCAGGGATAAGCGCCTTTGGCACCGGGGTATGCCCAACTGTTCTGACCAACCAAGACAGATGATTGCGATGGTTCACAATATTCATTGGCTCCAGCGGAAGAAACGGGTACCGTTCAACAAGGGGTGTGAGGCGGCTTTTGAAAACTGCCAGATGGATCCAAACGTTGAATTTACTGACAAACCGATTGACTATATTTTTCGGAATCATCCCTACGATTATCACGAAGATAGCGATGAAAAAGTGAATGGATAG